Part of the Prevotella communis genome is shown below.
ACCGGCCTGTACATCATACTTCATGACCTGTGTGCTGTTCACGCAACCGTATCCGGTGCTGGCGTCAAACGAGCCGCTGCCGCCCTTGTATGTGAACTCCAGCTTTGCCACGCCCTCGGGGATGGCGTCGTTGACGACGAAGCGGCAGAGCGAAGTGATGCGGTGAAGAGAGAGCGAGAGTGTCTGCGACTCCGTGCCGACAACCACTTTCTTATAGTAAAGGAAGGTGTCGGTATAGCCCTGTGAGTTGTTGAACTGTATCTTCTCGGGATTCGTCATCGTGGGGTTGCCGTTACTGCTATGTGCCAGTGCCACGATGATGTAGGTGCCTTCGGCTAACTGGAACGTGGCGGTGCCGAAGTCAGCGTCGCCCAGTTTCTGGTTTGTCTGTTTGACGCGCGTTCCTGCCGTGTCGTAGATGGCGAAGTTCAGGCGATTGCACGCCTCTGACGCAGACTTCCGTGTCAGTTCTGGAAAAGGGGTATGCTCGACCTCACAGATGGTCAGGGTGAGGTTGCCCTTCTTTTCGACCGTTTCCTCCGTGTCCGTATCGGAAATGATGGGTTTCTCGCATCCCGCCAGCATCAGCAGCAGGAGGGCAAACAGTATATGGTTGAGGTATTTCATATGTTGTCTTAGTATTTGATGTCAATGACCGGACGGAGCAGCACAAAGTCGGCAAACCCCGTTGTACCGAAATGTTGTTCCTTGCCTTCCGTTGACTCTGAGCCGTAGGTCCAGTACAGAGTCCCGTCCTTCGTGGCATAGAAACTCTTTGTCATGCCCTTTCCTTCCACAAAAGCAGCCTGACTGCCCGTTGTAAAGCAGGCGGCCTCATCGAGCGTAGGCAATCGCCAACTGTTCGTTATGCCAGATGGTTTTGCCGTAGCTGCCAGTGCGGTGTTTAATGCCTCCAGCCAGACGCTGGCCTCCTCGCCTTTTGCAGGTGCTGCATATGGGACGGTTTCGGGCGACAAGAGGACGGCGGTCCTGTTGGTGGCGTCGGTAGAAACAACATAATAGCCACTGCAGAACTTGCCTGCCTCGGGTTTGGAGAAGCCCTTCTGACTATCATCAAAATCGAATGTGATTGTGCGCTTCTCGCCCCAGTCCTCCGACGTCAGGACACCTGTCAGCGTGACGCCCTGGGCCGCCTTGCAGGTACCGATGATGGCGTAGTGGTGGTTGGCAGGGAAATCCTCTGAGGCGGTGTAGGAATAGCTTGTGGTACCATCCTCGGTGGTGAACGCTATCTTGATATTGGGCATGCCCTTCGAGGGGAACAGCATCTGGTTGGGTGACGCCTTCCATGTTTTCTCATCCTCCTGTCTGTTGAGCATGATGCGGTATGACTCCGTGGGTGCTTCAGGATATTCGCCATCCAGATAAACTCCACTGTAGAGCGGGGTGAGCATGACCTCAACCTTTGTGACGCCTGAAGGCACCTGCAGGATTTCCAGTTCATCAATACAGATGACTTTGTGGGCCAATGACATATTCTGCGTCATCTCCTCACCGTCGGCTATGCTCACCGTGGCGTGTTTAATCTGCAGGTCGTCCATGGTCTTGTCTGTCATCCGCTTGATGATACTCTTGGGGGTAGCTGATTCCTGAGAGGGCAAAATAAACCGTGAGAGGTCTTCTCCTCCCACGGCATATAGGTCGTATGTACCTGCGGCCATTGTGACTGTAGCCGCGTTGCTTTCCTCGCTGGTAGAGAGCAACTGTACACATTTTCCCTTCTCATTGAAAATGTAGATTCTGCCATCCTTCACGGCATTCTCGTCGCTGGTGGCGGCACGCATGACGATGTTGAGACGGGCTGTTGTAGGAGCCTCGATGACCGTTTCTTCTTCAGTGTTTTCATCGAATACCGCTTTCTCGCATGATGCGAAGAGAACAGCGGTGCAAAGAGTAGCAATTAGCTTAAAATTTTTAATCATGATATGTGTTATCCTTTTTTGAGGCACAAAAGTACCTATTTTCAAGGAAAATCACGTGCAGATGTAAAAACCTTTAACCAAATTTTAACTTTCATTTCTCATATCTGCCAATCTAGGGGAAAAACAGATGAATTGGACCCGGAAAACGAAGGTTTTTCCTTAAATGACATGCAGGTGCCGGAGGGCATTGAGGATACCATTATCATCTACAGACGTGGTGATATAGTCGGCCTGCTGTTTCAACTCCTCAATGGCGTTGCCCATGGCCACACCGATACCCGCCTGGATGATCATGGAGGTGTCGTTGCCGCCATCACCAAAAGCAATGGTGCGACTGACGTCGAAGCCTTCGTGGCGTGCCATGGCGAGGATACCCTTGCCCTTGTCGGCCCCGTTGGCCGTGATGTCGGTAAACTCCGGATGCCAGCGGCCAGAGACGCACTGGGGCATGCGCGCCATCAGTTCCGGTTCGTAGTCGGCCGGGAAGAACGGCGTGAGCTGCAGGATATCCTGCTGGAGCACCTCGTCGAGCGGTGACGCCTTGTCGAGATTCTTCACAGCCAGCATCTGGCGGAAGATACGGTCCACGTCGCCCTTGGGGTCGAGTACGGCCACGTCCTTACGGCCCACCACAATTAGGCTGTTGCCTTTCTCCTGGCAGTCGTTCACGCATGTCAGAACATCTTCCTTGGGGATAGGCTGGCAGGTGACCAGTTCGGTGCCCACATAGCACAGTGCGCCATTGGTGGTGATATAGCCGTCGATCAGTGGTTCGATAGCCCCCAGGTTGGTAATGATGAGCGGTGGCCGGCCCGTGGCGATATACACGCGCGAACCATTGGCCTTGGCCTGTGTCAGCGCCTGGATGGTGGACTGTGGTATCTCGTGGGTCTTGAAACTCACCAGTGTACCGTCGATATCGAAGAATAGTGCGTATGTCTGTGTCATTTATGATTCCTTTTTTTGTTGCATGTGTTGCATCACCAGGCGGATTTCATCGTAGGTGATGTCGGGTGGACAGAGGTTCTTGATAGCCTTGGAGCCCTCGGTGACGCCAATCTTGGTGATGATGCGCCGGATGGTTTGCTGGTGGTCTGCCGGCACGAGGTCGTCGAAAGATACCTCACCGGATTCCACATAGCGGGTGAGGTGTCCGATGACGGTGCCCAGCGTGAGGCTCCGTGCCTTGGCGATGAGGTCGGGCTTCATGCCATCCTGATAGAGCTGGAGGGATATCTCCCAAGTCTTGGGCTTCACCTCCTTGGGGGCCTTGGAGGCCTTCGGCTTACGCTGGCGCTTGGCCTTTACGTCATCCTCGCTTAGGGCATCGAGCATCGACATCTGTTTTTCGTGCAGGTAGTTGTCGACGGAGAATCCCATCTCGGCCATCTTCTCGAGCAGATAGCGACGACTGAGGCATGCCTGCCTGAGGTCGGGCAGGGCATTGTCGAGGCGGCGCGCTGCCTGCTTGTTTTGTGTCTCTACCTTGGCACTGAGTTCGATGGGCTTGGCCAGAATCTCTCGCAACTGGTCGGAGAAATACCCGGCACTGCGCATCACACGGTCCTGGAAGTCGGCCTCGTGCAGGCCCTCGTACGGCATCGACTGGATGATCTGCTGCCATTTGCCGGCTACGTCGAGGACGCGCTGGCGCAGGTCCATCAGGGCCTGGTCGTGCAACTGTTTCAGGGAGGCATGACTGTGGTAGAAGAACTCAGCGAAGATGCGCACCATGGTCTCCTGCAGGGCAAGGACGGAGCGGAAATCGAAGAGCTGCAACAGCAGATAGCGCTCGTATTCCTGTTTGAGCAGGGGCAGCTGACAGATGCTTCGCTCAGCCTCGTACTCCTGTTGGGCAATGTATGAGTCGACCCGTTTGTCGTTGATGATGGAACGCGCCTCCAGGGGCGATGCCAGCAGCAGACCTTCGAGGGTGCGGCAGCGGCTCAGGGCCACATACACCTGTCCGGGTGCGAAACTTTGGTTGGCATCGATGATGGCGTGGTCGAAGGTCAGTCCCTGACTCTTATGGATGGTGATGGCCCAGGCCAGTCGCAGGGGCAGTTGCTTGAAGGTGCCCTGCACCTCGGCCTCAATCTCGCGTGTCTTCTCGTTCAGCGTGTAGCGGGTGTTCTCCCATTCCAGCGGTTCCACCTCGATGGCCTCGCTGTCGCCCTCGCAATAGACGGTGAGACGGTTGTCGCCGGCCTCCATCACACGTCCGATGCGACCATTATAATACCGGTGGTCGCCCGAGGGGTCGTTCTTTACGAACATCACCTGTGCGCCCTCCTTCAGGACCAGTGCCTCGGCCGTGGGATAGGAGTATTCCGGGAACGTGCCCTTGATTTCTGCGCGGTAGGTATAGGCAGGCGTGGACAGTTTCCGCAACTCAGACTCATTATAGTTGTTGGCGATATTATTGTGAGTGGTCAGTCGGATGTAACCACTCCCCTCCCTCGCAGGGAGGGGCTGGGGGGAAAGTCTGCTGTTCAGCTTTGCCAGCACCGCTTCCGACGGATGGCCGTTGCGTACCTCATTTAATATATTGATGAACGAGGCATCCTGCTGGCGATAGACATGTTCCAGCTGGATGGTGACATAGTCAATCTGCTGGAGGGCCTTCGACGCAAAGAAGTAAGGGGTGCTGTAATAAGGTTTCAGGATTCGTTCGTCCTCAGGGGTGACGACGGGCGTGAGCTGGGCCAGGTCGCCAATCATCAGCAGCTGCACGCCACCAAAGGGCTGGTCGTGTTCACGGAAACGCCGGAGCACGGCATCGATGGCGTCGAGCAGATCTGCACGTACCATCGATATCTCGTCGATAATCAACAGGTCTATCGAGGCGATGATCTTGCGTTTCTCACGACTGAAATCAAACTTGTTTTCCACCTTGGCGCCCGGTACATAGGGCGAAAAGGGCAACTGGAAGAAGGAGTGGATGGTGACGCCCCCGGCATTGATGGCTGCCACACCCGTTGGCGCCACCACGATGGGGCGCTTCCTGGAGCCTGCCATCACCTCCTTCAGGAACGTCGTCTTTCCCGTTCCCGCCTTACCAGTCAAAAAAATGCTGCGCCCCGTGTTCTCGACGAAGTCCCACGCGGTGCGCAACATACCCGACGTGTCGTCGTCGGTCCGTAGTGTTCCGTTATTTTGTTCCATCAATCAGTATCTGTCTGTTTGCGGATACAAAATTACAAAGAAATAATGAATAATGAACGGATTGCCGGCAGTTTTTCTCAGAATTACTGATAAGCCTGTTCGTGAACACCTTTCACAGCTCGGCCACTAGGGTCGTTCATGTTCTTAAAGGCAGCATCCCATTCCAGGGCGATGGCTGTGGAGCAGGCCACGGAAGCCTCGCTGGGTACGCTCATGGCGGCAGAGTCGCTGGGGAAGTGCTCGGCAAAGATAGAGCGGTAGTAATACTCCTCCTTGTTTTTTGGCGGGTTGATAGGGAAGCGTTCGGCAGCATGAGCCATCTGTTCATCGGATACAGCCTCAGAGGTGATTTGCTTGAGCGTGTCAATCCAACTGTAGCCTACGCCATCGCTGAACTGCTCCTTCTGGCGCCAGGCCACCTCTTCGGGCAACATATCCGCAAAGGCCTCGCGGACAATTTTCTTCTCTATGGTCTTACCTGGACACATCTTGGCCTTGGGATTGGTACGCATGGCCACATCCAGGAACTCCTTGTCGAGGAAAGGCACGCGCCCCTCGACACCCCAGGCAGAGAGACTCTTGTTGGCTCGCAGACAGTCGTACAGATAGAGTTTGGAGAGCTTACGCACGGTCTCCTCGTGGAAGTCCTTGGCCGATGGCGCCTTGTGGAAATAGAGATAGCCACCAAATATTTCGTCGGCCCCCTCGCCACTGAGCACCATCTTGATACCCATCGACTTGATGACACGTGCCAGCAGATACATAGGGGTTGAGGCACGGACGGTGGTGACATCGTAGGTCTCGATGAAATAGATGACATCACGGATGGCATCCAGTCCTTCCTGAATGGTATAGTTGATCTCGTGGTGAACGGTACCGATATGGTCTGCCACGAGTTTGGCCTTGGCCAGGTCGGGCGCGCCCTTCAGGCCCACGGCAAACGAGTGCAGGCGGGGCCAGTAGGCCTTGGTCTTTGAATTGTCCTCGATGCGCATCTCACTGTATTTCTCGGCAATGGCAGAGATGACGCTGGAGTCGAGACCGCCAGAGAGGAGCACACCATAGGGCACGTCGGACATCAGCTGACGCCTGACGGCATCCTCCAGCGCATCGTGGACAGCCTCGACAGAGGCAGGATTATCCTTCACGGCATCATATTTGAACCAGTCGCGCTTGTAGTAGCGCTTCATGCCTGGGTCGGCACTCCAATAGTAATGACCGGGCAGGAACGGCTCGTAGTGCTCACACTGTCCTTCGAGCGCTTTCAGTTCGGAGGCCACATACACCTTGCCGTCGGCATCGCAACCGATATAAAGGGGAATCACACCGATGGGGTCGCGGGCAATGAGAAACTCGTCGGTCTCCTCATCGTAGAGCACGAAGGCAAAGATGCCGCTCAGGTCTTCGAGGAAGTCAACACCTTTCTCGCGATAGAGCGCCAGGATGACCTCGCAGTCGGAGCCCGTCTGGAACT
Proteins encoded:
- a CDS encoding FimB/Mfa2 family fimbrial subunit yields the protein MKYLNHILFALLLLMLAGCEKPIISDTDTEETVEKKGNLTLTICEVEHTPFPELTRKSASEACNRLNFAIYDTAGTRVKQTNQKLGDADFGTATFQLAEGTYIIVALAHSSNGNPTMTNPEKIQFNNSQGYTDTFLYYKKVVVGTESQTLSLSLHRITSLCRFVVNDAIPEGVAKLEFTYKGGSGSFDASTGYGCVNSTQVMKYDVQAGMKQTQYDLYTFLHSTEGSLHLKVTAYDASGNMLFEKSMGVDMYQNQITWLKGNLFSDIQSTPTESFSATVDIDTQWQGELYFTY
- a CDS encoding FimB/Mfa2 family fimbrial subunit; protein product: MIKNFKLIATLCTAVLFASCEKAVFDENTEEETVIEAPTTARLNIVMRAATSDENAVKDGRIYIFNEKGKCVQLLSTSEESNAATVTMAAGTYDLYAVGGEDLSRFILPSQESATPKSIIKRMTDKTMDDLQIKHATVSIADGEEMTQNMSLAHKVICIDELEILQVPSGVTKVEVMLTPLYSGVYLDGEYPEAPTESYRIMLNRQEDEKTWKASPNQMLFPSKGMPNIKIAFTTEDGTTSYSYTASEDFPANHHYAIIGTCKAAQGVTLTGVLTSEDWGEKRTITFDFDDSQKGFSKPEAGKFCSGYYVVSTDATNRTAVLLSPETVPYAAPAKGEEASVWLEALNTALAATAKPSGITNSWRLPTLDEAACFTTGSQAAFVEGKGMTKSFYATKDGTLYWTYGSESTEGKEQHFGTTGFADFVLLRPVIDIKY
- a CDS encoding Cof-type HAD-IIB family hydrolase — its product is MTQTYALFFDIDGTLVSFKTHEIPQSTIQALTQAKANGSRVYIATGRPPLIITNLGAIEPLIDGYITTNGALCYVGTELVTCQPIPKEDVLTCVNDCQEKGNSLIVVGRKDVAVLDPKGDVDRIFRQMLAVKNLDKASPLDEVLQQDILQLTPFFPADYEPELMARMPQCVSGRWHPEFTDITANGADKGKGILAMARHEGFDVSRTIAFGDGGNDTSMIIQAGIGVAMGNAIEELKQQADYITTSVDDNGILNALRHLHVI
- a CDS encoding helix-turn-helix domain-containing protein — its product is MEQNNGTLRTDDDTSGMLRTAWDFVENTGRSIFLTGKAGTGKTTFLKEVMAGSRKRPIVVAPTGVAAINAGGVTIHSFFQLPFSPYVPGAKVENKFDFSREKRKIIASIDLLIIDEISMVRADLLDAIDAVLRRFREHDQPFGGVQLLMIGDLAQLTPVVTPEDERILKPYYSTPYFFASKALQQIDYVTIQLEHVYRQQDASFINILNEVRNGHPSEAVLAKLNSRLSPQPLPAREGSGYIRLTTHNNIANNYNESELRKLSTPAYTYRAEIKGTFPEYSYPTAEALVLKEGAQVMFVKNDPSGDHRYYNGRIGRVMEAGDNRLTVYCEGDSEAIEVEPLEWENTRYTLNEKTREIEAEVQGTFKQLPLRLAWAITIHKSQGLTFDHAIIDANQSFAPGQVYVALSRCRTLEGLLLASPLEARSIINDKRVDSYIAQQEYEAERSICQLPLLKQEYERYLLLQLFDFRSVLALQETMVRIFAEFFYHSHASLKQLHDQALMDLRQRVLDVAGKWQQIIQSMPYEGLHEADFQDRVMRSAGYFSDQLREILAKPIELSAKVETQNKQAARRLDNALPDLRQACLSRRYLLEKMAEMGFSVDNYLHEKQMSMLDALSEDDVKAKRQRKPKASKAPKEVKPKTWEISLQLYQDGMKPDLIAKARSLTLGTVIGHLTRYVESGEVSFDDLVPADHQQTIRRIITKIGVTEGSKAIKNLCPPDITYDEIRLVMQHMQQKKES
- the asnB gene encoding asparagine synthase B, giving the protein MCGIVAILNVKEQTHELREQALKMSQKIRHRGPDWSGIYSGGSAILAHERLSIVDPESGGQPLFSPDRKQVLAVNGEIYNHQDIRRRYAGKYEFQTGSDCEVILALYREKGVDFLEDLSGIFAFVLYDEETDEFLIARDPIGVIPLYIGCDADGKVYVASELKALEGQCEHYEPFLPGHYYWSADPGMKRYYKRDWFKYDAVKDNPASVEAVHDALEDAVRRQLMSDVPYGVLLSGGLDSSVISAIAEKYSEMRIEDNSKTKAYWPRLHSFAVGLKGAPDLAKAKLVADHIGTVHHEINYTIQEGLDAIRDVIYFIETYDVTTVRASTPMYLLARVIKSMGIKMVLSGEGADEIFGGYLYFHKAPSAKDFHEETVRKLSKLYLYDCLRANKSLSAWGVEGRVPFLDKEFLDVAMRTNPKAKMCPGKTIEKKIVREAFADMLPEEVAWRQKEQFSDGVGYSWIDTLKQITSEAVSDEQMAHAAERFPINPPKNKEEYYYRSIFAEHFPSDSAAMSVPSEASVACSTAIALEWDAAFKNMNDPSGRAVKGVHEQAYQ